Proteins encoded within one genomic window of Panicum virgatum strain AP13 chromosome 1N, P.virgatum_v5, whole genome shotgun sequence:
- the LOC120657483 gene encoding pentatricopeptide repeat-containing protein At5g27460-like has protein sequence MAAAAAGPSRRLAGFLLLVACRTPNPKPLSSSASSAPPTTARVREDNDLTRRLLRLRFRPPRGAAAAAVERWARERGHVSPPELRRAIVQLRGTRRYEHALEVFSWMDSCNSLELSSCDHAARLGLIAKAHGASQAEEYYKKLKNAAAKRAASFPLLHCYVSERNVKKAETFMSELQSCGLPVDPHSFNEMMKLYVATCQYEKVLGVIDLMKHNNIHRNVLSYNLWMNACAQVSCIASIQSVFKEMVNDDMVEIGWSTYCTLANIFMMHGLTTKAQACLRKAETKLSPTRRLGYSFLMTCYAALNDSDGVMRLWEASKSVPGRIPNANYMTAMLCSIKVGDISRAEWIFGSWEPECKKHDVRVSNVLLGAYVRNGWIEKAERLHLHMLEKGARPNYKTWEILLEGYVQSRQMDKAVDAMKKGLSLLKSCHWRPPLELVEAIAKHFEEQCSADDAYRYAKVLRRFNLTSLPLYKSLLRAYINADIVPPNILEMIAKDQIIMDEEMDRLILLAGKIDITCNGLTFTRTGNHQSNDK, from the exons ATGGCCGCTGCTGCCGCGGGCCCCTCGCGGCGCCTCgccggcttcctcctcctcgtcgcctgCCGCACACCGAACCCTAAACCCCTCTCCTCCTCGGCCAGCTCCGCCCCTCCCACGACCGCCCGGGTCCGCGAGGATAACGACCTCACgcggcgcctcctccggctccgctTCCGTCCGCCGCgcggggccgccgcggccgccgtcgagAGATGGGCCCGGGAGCGCGGCCACgtctcgccgccggagctccgtcgCGCAATCGTGCAGCTCCGGGGCACACGCCGCTACGAGCACGCCCTCGAG GTTTTCTCTTGGATGGACTCCTGCAACTCTCTCGAATTGTCATCATGTGATCATGCAGCAAGACTGGGCTTGATTGCTAAAGCTCACGGTGCTTCTCAAGCTGAGGAATATTACAAGAAACTAAAGAACGCTGCTGCCAAAAGAGCTGCATCATTCCCTCTACTCCACTGCTATGTTTCAGAAAGAAATGTAAAGAAGGCTGAAACCTTTATGTCTGAGTTGCAAAGTTGTGGGCTGCCTGTTGATCCTCACTCATTCAATGAAATGATGAAGCTCTATGTTGCAACCTGTCAGTATGAAAAAGTCCTCGGTGTAATTGACCTCATGAAACACAATAATATTCACAGAAACGTTCTATCCTACAACCTCTGGATGAATGCATGCGCTCAAGTTTCTTGTATTGCCTCAATACAATCAGTGTTCAAGGAGATGGTGAATGATGATATGGTGGAGATTGGTTGGAGCACATACTGCACATTAGCCAACATCTTCATGATGCACGGGCTGACTACTAAAGCGCAAGCTTGCCTTAGGAAAGCAGAAACAAAACTGTCGCCAACAAGGCGCTTAGGATACTCTTTCCTAATGACATGTTATGCGGCTCTGAATGACAGTGATGGAGTTATGAGACTGTGGGAGGCTAGTAAAAGTGTCCCAGGTAGAATCCCCAATGCAAACTACATGACTGCAATGCTGTGTTCAATAAAAGTTGGTGACATCAGCCGGGCTGAGTGGATCTTTGGAAGCTGGGAACCAGAGTGCAAGAAACATGATGTGCGGGTTTCAAATGTTCTTCTTGGTGCTTATGTGAGGAATGGGTGGATTGAAAAAGCTGAGAGGCTCCACCTCCACATGCTAGAGAAAGGAGCACGTCCAAATTACAAGACATGGGAGATATTGCTGGAGGGATACGTTCAGAGTAGGCAGATGGACAAAGCTGTGGATGCCATGAAGAAAGGTTTGTCTTTGTTGAAGAGCTGCCATTGGAGACCTCCACTTGAACTGGTGGAGGCCATTGCAAAGCATTTCGAGGAGCAATGCAGTGCCGATGATGCATATAGATACGCTAAGGTTCTCCGAAGGTTTAACTTGACAAGCTTGCCCCTGTACAAGTCATTGCTTCGAGCATATATCAATGCTGACATTGTGCCGCCGAATATCCTTGAGATGATAGCAAAAGATCAGATTATTATGGATGAAGAAATGGACCGATTGATTTTACTTGCTGGTAAGATAGATATCACATGCAATGGATTGACCTTTACCAGAACAGGCAATCATCAGTCAAATGATAAATAA
- the LOC120657485 gene encoding alpha/beta hydrolase domain-containing protein 17C-like has translation MSLLIEKFSVTPVHPLPRKDGGKKRDRNSARARATTHLTLRPPPPVLHPPGHPRNRQQPQPAGHWGGSCGGGRGKGRMGNVTSSVAARLAFFPPEPPTYGVEPAQDGAGAGGLLRMTGVSSDAGVEVRALPTRAGTRVVSAFWRHPSARLTLLYSHGNAADLGQMLGLFLELRAHLRVNIMSYDYSGYGASTGKPSEYNTYYDIEAVYDCLKKEYGIEEEELILYGQSVGSGPTLHLASRLEKLRGVVLHSGILSGIRVLYPVKVTLWFDIFKNIDKIKQVDCPVLVIHGTADDIVDFAHGKRLWELAKEKYEPLWVKGGGHCNLETYPEYIRHLRKFINAMEKLAKDKAPKASQVPPSSSMADGKHKCLRFGKK, from the exons ATGAGCCTCCTCATCGAGAAGTTCTCCGTTACACCTGTCCACCCGCTTCCTCGTAAGGACGGAGGGAAGAAACGAGACCGCAACTCCGCGCGAGCAAGAGCCACCACCCACCTCACGTTGCGGCCACCACCTCCAGTCCTCCACCCGCCTGGGCACCCCCGGAATAGGCAGCAGCCGCAGCCAGCCGGCCATTGGGGAGGCTCATGCGGCGGGGGCAGGGGGAAGGGTAGAATGGGCAACGTCACGtcgtcggtggcggcgcggctggccTTCTTCCCTCCGGAGCCGCCGACGTACGGCGTCGAGCCCGCACAggatggcgccggcgccggcgggctgcTGCGGATGACGGGGGTGTCGTCGGACGCGGGCGTCGAGGTGCGCGCGCTGCCCACCAGGGCCGGCACGCGCGTCGTCTCGGCCTTCTGGCGCCACCCCTCCGCGCGCCTCACGCTGCTCTACTCCCACGGCAACGCCGCGGACCTCGGGCAGATGCTCGGGCTCTTCCTCGAGCTCCGCGCACACCTCCGCGTCAACATCATGAG ctATGATTACTCGGGCTATGGTGCTTCTACAGGAAAA CCATCAGAGTACAACACATACTATGATATAGAGGCTGTTTatgattgcttgaaaaaggagtATGGGATAGAAGAAGAGGAATTAATCCTGTATGGGCAATCAGTTGGAAGTGGACCAACATTGCATTTGGCCTCACGTTTGGAAAAGTTAAGAGGGGTTGTCCTTCACAGCGGTATACTCTCTGGCATACGGGTTCTCTATCCAGTGAAAGTCACACTTTGGTTTGATATCTTCAAG AACATTGACAAAATAAAGCAGGTCGACTGCCCTGTGTTAGTCATACAT GGGACAGCTGATGACATCGTCGACTTCGCCCATGGCAAGCGGCTGTGGGAGCTAGCAAAGGAGAAGTACGAGCCCCTATGGGTGAAAGGCGGGGGTCACTGCAACCTGGAAACTTACCCCGAATACATCAGGCACTTGCGCAAGTTCATAAACGCGATGGAGAAGCTGGCGAAAGATAAAGCACCCAAGGCATCCCAGGTGCCGCCTTCGTCGAGCATGGCCGACGGAAAACACAAGTGCTTGAGATTCGGGAAGAAGTGA